A single window of Watersipora subatra chromosome 11, tzWatSuba1.1, whole genome shotgun sequence DNA harbors:
- the LOC137408036 gene encoding sodium/glucose cotransporter 4-like, with the protein MAGESIVDERSLLLWSDYVVIAVYFLFVLAIGIWTSTKNRGSVKGYFLAGQNQHWIPVGASIFASNIGSQHFLGLAGGGAANGLSVAYYEISAVMIVLILGWVFVPVYLASGSNTMPEYLRLRFGGRRIRIFLSGFSLLAYIFTKISIDIYAGYVFIEQATRLNTYVAIAAIVTMAALFTITGGLTAVIWTDFVQTILMVAGAVLLLVQSFVAIGGYSKLVYGYHGGIPESLILSNSTCNMPPEDAFHIFKDPLSTDLPWPGALTGAVLKSLWYWCADQVIVQRALAAKNITHAKAGTVLAGALKMLPLFLLVLPGMAARILYPETVGCADAETCSRVCGSPAGCTNIAYPSLVLNLMPTGIRGLMLAVMLAALMSSLTSVFNSSSTIFTLDIWVMFRKKATNRELMVVGRVFVIILVALGVLWVELLQGSHGSQIFTYSVQVGSFFQPPVIAAFTLALFVPRVNEQGAFWSMIIGAAIGIGRFALEYSYEIPSCGEGLDTRPSFIKDVHFLYFALMLYILCLLIAVVISILSKPISPHHLHRLTFWNRFDKEKRVDLPTGEKIDESESLLDERAIQTHDSDKVEDEENEMDHPIPVYRRAILWLCGIDHKVTNDRVDQSQQHERMNHQLLYEKRSHAVLVNVFAVVLTTLAVSVTVFYK; encoded by the exons ATGGCTGGAGAAAGCATCGTAGATGAGAGATCTCTGCTACTCTGGAGTGACTACGTGGTCATAGCAGTCTACTTCCTGTTTGTGTTGGCTATTGGGATATGG aCGTCAACTAAAAATCGAGGGAGTGTCAAAGGCTATTTTTTGGCTGGTCAGAACCAACACTGGATTCCG GTGGGAGCATCGATATTTGCGAGTAATATTGGAAGTCAGCACTTCTTAGGGCTGGCAGGTGGAGGCGCTGCCAATGGGCTGAGTGTAGCTTATTATGAGATAAGT GCGGTGATGATTGTACTGATACTCGGCTGGGTTTTTGTTCCTGTCTATCTCGCAAGTGGATCTAATACTATGCCAGAGTACCTAAGGCTCAGGTTTGGAGGAAGACGAATCAGAATATTTCTCTCTGGGTTTTCACTTCTTgcatatatttttacaaaaatatcg ATAGATATTTATGCTGGATATGTATTCATAGAGCAGGCAACAAGGCTCAACACATATGTGGCCATAGCAGCAATAGTAACTATGGCAGCCCTAtttactatcacag GTGGTCTGACAGCAGTAATCTGGACAGACTTTGTGCAGACGATACTGATGGTTGCTGGAGCCGTTCTCCTTCTTGTTCAAA GCTTTGTAGCAATTGGAGGATATTCGAAGCTAGTATACGGTTATCACGGAGGTATCCCAGAATCCCTTATTCTCTCAAATAGCACCTGCAACATGCCCCCTGAGGATGCCTTTCATATTTTTAAAGACCCTCTAAGCACAGACCTGCCATGGCCAGGAGCCCTCACGGGTGCTGTGCTGAAGTCCCTCTGGTACTGGTGTGCCGACCAG GTGATTGTACAACGAGCGCTTGCGGCCAAAAATATTACCCATGCAAAAGCTGGTACTGTTCTTGCTGGAGCTTTAAAAATGCTTCcattgtttttattggttttaccaGGAATGGCTGCCCGAATCCTATACCCAG AGACAGTTGGCTGTGCGGATGCAGAAACTTGTAGCAGAGTATGCGGCTCACCTGCTGGATGCACAAATATAGCTTATCCTTCTCTAGTCCTAAACCTAATGCCTACAG GTATTCGAGGTTTGATGCTCGCTGTGATGTTGGCAGCTTTGATGTCTTCTCTGACTTCAGTTTTTAATTCGAGCAGCACAATATTCACTCTAGATATCTGGGTAATGTTTCGAAAGAAAGCGACAAACCGAGAGCTGATGGTGGTTGGCAG AGTCTTTGTGATTATCCTGGTAGCTTTGGGTGTGCTGTGGGTTGAGCTGCTGCAAGGTAGCCATGGATCTCAAATATTCACTTATTCAGTACAAGTGGGGTCTTTCTTTCAGCCTCCCGTCATTGCTGCATTCACACTCGCTCTGTTTGTGCCAAGAGTCAATGAACAG GGAGCCTTCTGGTCAATGATCATCGGAGCAGCTATTGGTATAGGCAGATTTGCTCTTGAGTACAGCTACGAGATACCATCTTGCGGCGAAGGCCTTGACACGCGACCTTCTTTCATCAAGGATGTTCACTTTCTTTACTTCGCTCTTATGCTCTACATTCTTTGTCTGCTGATCGCTGTCGTTATATCTATTCTCAGCAAACCAATCAGCCCTCATCAC CTACACAGATTAACATTCTGGAATCGGTTTGACAAAGAGAAACGAGTGGACCTTCCAACTGGAGAAAAGATAGATGAAAGTGAATCCTTACTGGATGAGAGGGCGATCCAGACACATGACTCAG ATAAAGTTGAAGATGAAGAAAATGAAATGGATCATCCTATACCTGTGTACCGTAGAGCGATTCTTTGGTTATGTGGAATAGATCATAAAGTTACCAATGATAGAGTTGATCAGAGCCAACAACACGAGCGGATGAACCACCAACTACTCTATGAAAAACGAAGTCATGCAGTTCTAGTGAACGTGTTTGCTGTTGTTTTAACAACTCTTGCTGTATCTGTTACAGTTTTCTACAAATAG